Genomic DNA from Prunus persica cultivar Lovell chromosome G1, Prunus_persica_NCBIv2, whole genome shotgun sequence:
ATGAACGAGTTGCAGCAATTAAGTTGCTTAATGAAGCTATTCAAGGAGAAGCTGAGTTTCTAGCTGAAGCTAGCACCCTTGGGAGGCTGAACCATATGCACTTGATAGAAATGTGGGGATACTGCTCAGAAAGAAAGCGAAAGCTGCTTGTTTATGAGTACATGGAGCATGGTTCCTTGGCACACAATTTGTCTTCCAATGTTCTTAATTGGGAGAAGAGGTTTGAGATTGCTGTAGGCACAGCGAAAGGTCTTGCTTATCTGCATGAAGAGTGCTTGGAGTGGGTTTTACACTGTGATGTCAAGCCTCAAAACATACTCTTGGACTCGAATTACCAACCAAAGGTGGCAGATTTTGGCCTCTCCAAGCTATTCAACAGAGGGGAGCTTAAGAATTCAAGCTTTTCAAGGATAAGAGGAACCAGAGGTTACATTGCTCCAGAGTGGGTTTACAATCTGCCTATCACATCCAAAGTGGATGTATACAGCTACGGGATTGTTGTGTTGGAGATGGTAACCGGAAAGAACCCGACAATGGGCGTGGATGCTATTGACAGGGAGCAGAGAAGACTGATCATGTCTGTTAGGGAGAAGGTAAATGGAACTAGTGCTATTGGACCACAGATGGGAATGATCATGGACCCCTCGTTTGAAGGTGAATACGATGTGGAGAAGATGGAAATTCTTCTAAGGGTCGCGTTACAATGCGTAGAGGAAGACAAAGATGCAAGACCCACCATGAGACAAGTTGTTGAGATGCTTCTGCACCATGACAAGGATTAAGGGTAACACCGTTAGGCAAGACGTTTGGATCTTACGAGGTTGAGAGGCTTTTATGTGGTGCTTGGAATGTCCAAGGTACTCAGCTTTGCTCAGCAGCAAATATGATATTAGTACTTTTGTCTaagtctttctttctttgcaaTATGTATGCAACTTCTCAGTTCACATTAATGAACGAAATAATTGAGGAATTTTTGGATCATTCAAACAATGACTCTCTTTTTGGGTCGAAGAAAACTTCCTTAAAAGCCAAAGCAGGCCACAAAACAAACAGAACAAGGACCGGCGCCCAAGAAAACAGCAACACCAAAACAAggcaagacaaaaaaaaaaggaaagtcaTTCTGGTGGAACAGGGAGGCCATCGCTAGAAAGGACCAGTCTTACGGCTTGAAGATGAAACATAACCTGTCTGACCCGGATGTCTCAGATGAGCCCAGTTAGGAACTCCTCCTACCACCGTATGTATTGGTCTTGGTCTCCGTCAGCCCAACAGTAAGTAAAAATCTTTATAGCTGTGGTCCTACAAAACGATGACAGCCCCATGTTAAATATGTTATGGtctgtttctcttttttctttttctttttttgggtaaagaGGGGGCTCTGTTTATGCAGGTTTTCTAACGAGTGTCGGGTGGGTTGATTTAACTTTATCTATCAAATAATGGAAGCGTATTAAGGCGGTAGTTGAATTGGATATATATAATAAGTGCGTGTTTAGGGCGGTAGAAAAGTGCGTGTTTATTGGATGCTTCCAATTTTCCTCCACCTTGGTCTCCGGCGGCAACCCAATTGAAGAAAGTCAAATGCACACTAGTATTTTACTTATGCAAATGCCTCTGTAGCAGCCAAAGCCCCCCTTTCATTTCCAATGGGTACCCtgtttctcatttttcttctctctctggcCATTCATTCTCCACCTTCGTCTTCAACCTCCGACTCTTTGAGTTTGAGCAGAGGCTCCTCCCTCTCTGTTGAGAAACCAGAAGATGTGTTAGTTTCAGCTGATGGTGTTTTCACTGCTGGCTTTCACCAAGTCGGCAACAACTCATTTTGCTTTGCCATTTGGTTCACCGAGCCTTCATCATCTGACCACTACCAAAACCGCACAATAGTTTGGATGGCCAACCGAGACCAACCGGTGAATGGGAAACGCTCAAAGCTCTCCCTCCTAAAAACTGGTAATCTCATCTTAACTGATGCTGGTCAGTCCAATGTTTGGGCCACAACCACCACTTCACTCTCACCAGTGCACTTAACCTTACAAAATTCTGGTAACCTGGTTTTACAGAAGTCGgatcattttgttttatggCAAAGCTTTGAGTTCCCAACTGACACCCTTCTTCCGCACCAACCACTCACCAGGAACACAATTCTTGTCTCCATGAGAAGCCAGAGCAACTTCTCCTCTGGTTTCTATAAGCTTTTCTTCGACAATGACAACCTCCTCCGTCTACTCTATGATGGCCTTCAGACTTCAAGTGTCTATTGGTTTGAGCCATGGCTTGCAGGCCAGGATGCTGGAAGGTCCACAGACAATAGCAGTAGAATTGCAGTGCTAGATTCATTGGGAAATTTTACTTCATCCGATAAATATACACTAATGGCAGCTGATTATGGTGCGAAGTCACAGAGAAGATTGACTGTTGATTCTGATGGAAATGTTCGGTTGTATAGCTGGAAAAAGCCCGGAGGCAAATGGGTTGTTTCAGGGCAAGTCATTTCTGATCCATGTAAGATTCATGGCGTTTGTGGAGTTAATAGCGTCTGTAGCTATGATCCTGGTCATGGTAGGAAATGCTCTTGCATTCCAGGTTACCGTTTGATCAACCATACTGATTGGAATTATGGTTGTGAGCCTCAATATAATTACACTTGCACCAAAGGTGAGTCCACTTTCTTTAAACTTTCAAAGCTTGAGTTTTTTGGGTATGATTATGGCTACTTCACGAATTACACCTACGAGGATTGTGAGAACTTGTGCTTGAAACTATGCAACTGCAAAGGTTTTCAGTACTCTCGTATCCCTGGCAGACCGACTTATAGCTGTTACCCGAAGACGGTGTTGCTCAATGGATACAGATCACCTAGCTTTTTTGGAGACTTGTATTTGAGAGTGCCCAAAAACCATTTGTTATCCTACCAGAAGCCCCAAGGAGAGTATAGGTTAAATTGCCTAGGGACAGTTGTTGGTCTAGATAGAAATTATGTAAAAACCAGTGTAACTGGTTCAGTGAAGTTCCTATTGTGGTTTGCCTGTGGAGTTGGAGGGTTTGAGATCATTTGTatccttttggttttgggatTATTACGTAGTACCAGGCCAAATTCCAATGAGGATATGCAGGGCTACGTACTTGCTGCAACAGGGTTCAAAAGATTCAGCTACGGGGAGCTGAAGAAGGCGACGCGGGGTTTCAGTGAAGAGATCGGAAGAGGAGCAGGAGGAATTGTGTACAAAGGTGTATTGGCTGATCAAAGAGTTGCAGCAATTAAGATGCTTAATGGGGCTGACCCAGGAGAAGCTGAATTTCTAGGTGAAGCTAACACCATTGGGAGGCTGAACCATATGCACTTGATAGAGATGTGGGGATTTTGCTCAGAGAGAAAGCACAGGCTTCTTGTTTATGAGTACATGGAACATGGATCCTTGGCACAAAATTTGTCTTCCAATGTGCTTGACTGGAAAAAGAGGTTTGAGATTGCTGTGGGCACAGCAAAAGGCCTTGCTTATCTGCATGAGGAGTGCTTGGAGTGGGTTTTACACTGTGACGTTAAGCCTCAAAACATACTCTTAGATTCTAATTACCAACCAAAAGTGGCAGATTTTGGCCTCTCCAAGCTATTCAACAGGGGCGGCCTtaaaaattcaagtttttCAAGGATAAGAGGAACCAGGGGTTACATTGCTCCAGAGTGGGTGTACAATCTACCCATTACATCAAAAGTGGATGTATACAGCTATGGGATTGTTGTGTTGGAGATGGTGACTGGAAAGAACCCGACAATGGGCGTGGATGCCATTGATGGTGAGCAGAGAAGGCTGATCACGTGGGTGAGGGAGAAGGTAAATGGAACTACTGATATTGCATCGAGGATGGGAGAGATAATAGACCCTTCTTTTGAAGGTAATTATGATTTGAAAAAGATGGAGATTTTGTTGGAAGTGGCTTTACATTGTGTAGAGGAAGACAAAGATGCAAGGCCTACCATGAGCCAAGTCGTTGAGATGCTTCTGCAGCTTGAGAAAGACGAATCTCATTAGAGTGCAACAGTGAGTGATGGCTTGCTGTCCTGGGTCCATTGTCATGGTATTATTAAGCACTACATATCACATCTAAATAtagtttatttttatcttctttcaACTGTCAGTTGTCATGGTCTTAAAGGCTGGTTCCCAATATAGTTTCTTCATGTTCTGTTCCTGTAAGCTGTAACACAAAAGTCATCTTTAACTTTTACCTTtctgtttccccattttgaaAGCTATAGATGTATTACTAGCAAAAGGATCCGCGCGATGCTGCGGGTTATGACATTACGTCAAATGTGTATAAAGttgtggaagaaaagaaatatacaaacatgaaaatgcagaaatgataagcaaacaaacataacaaaaataaagaaatcagtaccaaaaaaatagtaaGAGTATAAGGAATAGAGAGGCAATCATGAATTATACCTTTAAAGCGAAGAATCGTTAAACAATTTGGCTGAACGACCGCTTCTCGTATTTGGATTTCGTACCTAAGATCTCTTGaaacaatcaaaatttcatgGAAGACTGAGATTAAATCagggggaaaaaaacagaaggaaaGAGAGCAGAAAACACGTAGTAGTATAGCCAAGTCGAATTTTGTGAAGGAATTTTGAGGCAACAcaagagaataaaaaaagtcaataaatcaaaatgaagaaacattAACCTGAAAGTTATCTTCGCTTCTTTGCTTCAGTGATTGCTTATACGTCAGAGAGGTGAGAGGCAATTGAATCTGTTGAGATAAAATTCTAAAGTTATTGACATGTTGATTTGATTgtgttattattttgatgaaatcAGGTTAAACAATTTAGTTATTAAAATACTATATGATTTCTTTTGATAAGGTTTTCTGTTtggttattaaaaattagttgGTAAACCCTGAAAATTAGTATTTGGATATGCTGGTTATTTTGTTACAGGGTTTAGGATAGCTCCGTTTTGGTAAGCATGATATGCTGCTATTTGGGTAACTCTGTTTAAAGATATGTTTGTTCTTTAACTATAGGGTTTTAATTCAAATTCGTTCTTATACGGTTTATGGGACtggagatttgaatttgataatttttgttttggtagggGAAATAAAATTTGGGAGTATGATTCTAGGAACTGATTGCAATGTTTTAGCATAGTTGACTTGAAAAAGACGGCTTTGGGAAATATGTGGTTTTTGAGGAAAATCCTTTCGTTTCTATATAAGAAGCCACGTTTaacaataaaacaattaataaGAAATTGCTAGAGGATTAAAGGAACAATTTCATTATTTGCTACCTTAACACTACGATAACACACAATTTTGGGCCTAAAGAGGCTTTAACAATGTAAAATCAGAGGACTATATGCAATTGTGTGCTACCTTAACACTATGATAAACACAATTTTGGGCCTAAAGAGGCTTTAACAATGTAAAATAGGAGGACAATATGCAATTGCGTGATAATGCAgaatagtaattttttttttattaatttaagtCTCGTCACAAATACTATGTCAAATAAAGTAGAGGCATTTTCTATGTTTCACTTAAATGCAATAAAGTACATGAAGAatcctttaattttgtttataatttttaggGCTAGTTAGGCATTGCTGTGCTGTAAAAATAATCGCCGttagatttgctgtgagagaaattagCTGTGAAAGAAATCAGTTTGACatttggtaaaatttttgttaaaagtgttgttagtATTGATTTTACgcataattagaaaatgattgccgcataatcattaaacccaacgcctcttcgaaactgattcctgcataatcagaaaatgaaagcaccttaTTAGCTGATTTCCCTTAcaactttctctcacagcaatttttaacaataaatgattttctcacagtttaccaaacgggttgggcttcccaaatttttttaaaaatcacttatcatcTCAAATAAACAATGCCAAACGGGCACTTAGTATAGTGCttttataggtttttttttattttttaaaaaagcattTTCAGACCATTGTAAAGCAAATGTTCTACTACAGTGCATATATCAACATTTGGTTTTGCATCTATTTTTCTGTCgcatctatttttattttcaacatgCTAGCATCTCCATTTGCTACAGTCGACCCCATTCCTGTATTCTTAAGTAAAATTAACCATATAAAATCGCCATTAAAAATACTTACAAATACCAGGATACTACACAAAACAGCATGTACTCATATCTCATTAACATATTTGAAACCTTCTCTTCATACAAATTCTGGTTTACAGAGTGGGGTGATTTTGTTGAGCATGAAGACTTAATGACCATATTCAGCTCCTGAATAATCAGATTTCCTCTGTTCTTTCAATTCTGTAGCAATCTTCGTTCCCGCctcctttattttgttgttgaagtAATGGAAACACTTCATTGCATAGAATCCTATAGCAATTCCCTGCTAATTGTTACATCAATCTTCCTTTGCTGCCATTGAATCAATCTCAGAAAATTAAAGACTATTATTGATATGTCACATGATTGTAAGGAAGTATCAGCATCTTCATATAAACATAGTTAAAATTCTCAAATAGTTCAAAATGCTAAACGAAGAAACAATAGGTCACTATCAAGATAATCATACATAAAATGTTTACTTGACAATGACGAATAAGAATCACAGAGACAGAGAAGTGCCCAAAGAAATGTAGTAATTTAATGAAAACCACAAAGATAATATGGATTTGAGGGTGAACATGCATTTGAAACAATATTctgcataataaaataatacaattCACTATTAAAAATGAATGCAATCTTGTACATCTTCATCCATTCCAAATGAAGGCAAATGGAAAAAGCAAAATCACATTAAGAAAATCTCTACGTTGCTTTTGTTCAGAAGAAAGATTTCATACAATGTATGCATTATTTTGCAACTGATAATTTTAGGATACATTAATTGTTTAGATAATACTTGTGTTAACATTAGTTATTATTGTCAAGATGAGAATGAAGGCATTTTCCTAATGGCTATGTGATAAAGCAAACGATTAAGCAAATAAATAGCAAAGAAGAGGACAAAGAAGAAActgaggaaagaaaataaattgatatCCTGTATAATAAATAGCAACGCAAACAGGAGGAGGACATAGAAATGACATCTTGTTAAATTCACTCTCTTGCATAACAATATTAAATGAGGAAgacaaaagaataaacatgggCAAATGAATTTATGCAAGATTTCCCCAGATATTTAAATCTGTGCAAAATTCAACTCTCTTACATAGTTTTTCAGCAAACcgttaaaaaaaccaaagacaaaaaattaagcaaaagaataaactgaaaataaaaattttaaagctGAAAAGAGTGGCTTTGAGGCATTTGAAAACCACGAAGTAAAAgctgaaatatatatatatatatatatatatatatttcaggCATAAGTCAAACAAACACACAACCACAATGATACACACAAACAACACCTGCCAATCTACGAAACCCATTGGTAAGCAGCAAGTCAAGAAACTGACCTCATTTAGGTAGGTGTATGTAAATCCATTGCCCTTCTTCAACCATGGATGGCCTTTCCCTTAAGAACCTTTTAACACCCAGTCACCTCGATTTTGCATCAAGGTGAAAGAGGAAATCAAGGTAGATGTATATATTCCATAAAACATGATAAAGGAGCAGTAACAGATAATACAAACAGGAAACATAGAAACAAGATTATAAGGTTTgaaactgaatttttttttttcttcaaatcaaTTCTCATTCCAAAAGTCTAATATGCAGCTCTTATAAGctcaaaatagaataaaacCAAGGTACTCCGGAATACTTCTATAGTTAtcattaaattacaaaaagcTTTACTCTAAAATAAACCTCAACAAAACACCCAAAAGATTCAACAACATACTCAGATATTAgagggtttagggttagaaagctcatttttttattatcaaacAAATAATTGATAAACCCAATACATTTTTAAGGAAGAAATACCTCATTTCAAAATCTGTAGCttccaatcaaatcaatcatTAGTATCCAACACTGCAAATCTCATGAGTAAATAGCAAGTAATTCAACCAAGAAGATATCAATTCCATACTATAGATGCCTATAGTAATACCGTAATGCTATCAGAAGTCAGAACCTAAAAATCAATTCCATATCTAACACTATAACTAACAATCACATCGTGCAAAGAGATCTGAAGTCAGAACCTAAGAAATCTATTGCATATCTCAAACTAAGATATTAATTAGATAGAGAAATTTAAAGTGGTATATCGTtaaaccaaattgaatttcagaTACTTCACTACAGTTTCACGAACCATTAAG
This window encodes:
- the LOC18792425 gene encoding putative receptor protein kinase ZmPK1, translating into MGTLFLIFLLSLAIHSPPSSSTSDSLSLSRGSSLSVEKPEDVLVSADGVFTAGFHQVGNNSFCFAIWFTEPSSSDHYQNRTIVWMANRDQPVNGKRSKLSLLKTGNLILTDAGQSNVWATTTTSLSPVHLTLQNSGNLVLQKSDHFVLWQSFEFPTDTLLPHQPLTRNTILVSMRSQSNFSSGFYKLFFDNDNLLRLLYDGLQTSSVYWFEPWLAGQDAGRSTDNSSRIAVLDSLGNFTSSDKYTLMAADYGAKSQRRLTVDSDGNVRLYSWKKPGGKWVVSGQVISDPCKIHGVCGVNSVCSYDPGHGRKCSCIPGYRLINHTDWNYGCEPQYNYTCTKGESTFFKLSKLEFFGYDYGYFTNYTYEDCENLCLKLCNCKGFQYSRIPGRPTYSCYPKTVLLNGYRSPSFFGDLYLRVPKNHLLSYQKPQGEYRLNCLGTVVGLDRNYVKTSVTGSVKFLLWFACGVGGFEIICILLVLGLLRSTRPNSNEDMQGYVLAATGFKRFSYGELKKATRGFSEEIGRGAGGIVYKGVLADQRVAAIKMLNGADPGEAEFLGEANTIGRLNHMHLIEMWGFCSERKHRLLVYEYMEHGSLAQNLSSNVLDWKKRFEIAVGTAKGLAYLHEECLEWVLHCDVKPQNILLDSNYQPKVADFGLSKLFNRGGLKNSSFSRIRGTRGYIAPEWVYNLPITSKVDVYSYGIVVLEMVTGKNPTMGVDAIDGEQRRLITWVREKVNGTTDIASRMGEIIDPSFEGNYDLKKMEILLEVALHCVEEDKDARPTMSQVVEMLLQLEKDESH